One genomic window of Candidatus Hinthialibacter antarcticus includes the following:
- a CDS encoding DUF115 domain-containing protein, with translation MANFFQDNIKLLHDYQPDLAVRLGNHVPSLNLELFDTSSGAPSLRIHHDKNGQTTLLHSSRDPLQEAQRWAANVTIESPFHLMVLGCGLMHHVFQLVQICKKTLSQIVIIEDDIDVVHAAFTAIDLSPYLLTKSVYFFVQPTPTEIRSHFNANLTQYSLNGLSLIRHQASCDRNPAYYNQVATIVHESMQGGEILLRTKVQIGAMIQENIIRNFPVMLKSPNVSTLRDLFAGKPCYIIGAGPSLDQDIESIKQIGVNAVIIAVDTAYKALCAAGTPPHIVVSTDPTALNAKHFEGVTDLGSTTLVYSPSLYHEAAAQLQGTKVTIPMTSSKLLATLPELSQGAADVKIGTNVGQTCFYLARYMGCAPIILIGLDFSFPKEGGTTHFNQAAFNRKIEIAETPGKMRVELIGDKPEWEEFDPIFVPSNAGGEAATSKFWLAYLRSLEEEIKSTTQDVINCSATGAKVEGALFQPLSQVIEQFSPGGGGADPSGASETHNTLALTVGFFFGDHSAQGLDVLNMAMQILQLALQHAGEGLQKAQELDAELNAQEPRNEKIADLLQQIHACHTAAVQEQKLYVVLDEAADQVLAPFLRLQNRPRQNASELDNARRSADRYIAYFTGILDVAGRFQTVIEETIRAMGAPPSDPFSDFTPPSESF, from the coding sequence ATGGCGAACTTTTTCCAGGACAACATTAAACTGCTTCATGACTATCAACCGGATTTAGCTGTTCGTCTTGGGAACCACGTACCATCACTCAATCTGGAACTATTTGATACCTCAAGCGGCGCACCGTCGTTGCGAATTCACCATGATAAAAACGGGCAAACGACGTTGCTGCACAGCAGCCGCGATCCGTTGCAGGAAGCGCAGCGCTGGGCGGCGAATGTTACCATTGAATCGCCGTTTCATTTAATGGTTCTTGGATGCGGGTTGATGCACCATGTGTTTCAGCTGGTGCAAATCTGCAAAAAAACGCTCAGCCAAATCGTAATTATTGAAGACGATATTGATGTTGTTCACGCTGCCTTTACCGCCATTGATCTCTCGCCCTATCTATTGACCAAGTCGGTCTATTTTTTTGTTCAGCCAACACCGACTGAAATCCGAAGCCATTTCAACGCAAACCTGACGCAATACAGCCTCAATGGACTGTCGCTCATTCGGCACCAGGCTTCGTGTGACCGCAATCCCGCTTATTACAATCAAGTCGCGACCATTGTGCACGAATCAATGCAAGGCGGCGAAATTTTACTGCGAACCAAAGTGCAAATTGGCGCGATGATTCAGGAAAATATCATTCGCAATTTTCCTGTGATGTTGAAATCGCCGAATGTTTCCACATTGAGAGATCTTTTCGCGGGGAAGCCATGTTACATTATCGGCGCCGGGCCGTCGCTCGATCAGGATATAGAATCCATTAAACAGATCGGCGTCAATGCAGTAATCATTGCCGTTGATACCGCCTATAAAGCGCTGTGCGCAGCAGGGACGCCGCCTCACATTGTTGTTTCAACCGACCCGACAGCGTTGAATGCCAAACACTTTGAGGGCGTGACGGATTTAGGCTCGACCACACTGGTGTATTCACCCAGTTTGTATCATGAAGCCGCCGCGCAATTGCAAGGAACAAAAGTCACTATCCCAATGACATCGTCTAAACTGTTGGCGACGCTGCCGGAACTGTCTCAAGGCGCGGCGGATGTGAAAATTGGCACCAACGTCGGGCAGACCTGTTTTTATCTCGCCCGATATATGGGGTGCGCCCCAATTATTTTGATTGGCCTCGATTTTTCATTCCCCAAAGAAGGCGGGACAACTCACTTCAACCAAGCAGCATTCAACCGGAAAATCGAGATCGCTGAAACGCCGGGAAAAATGCGGGTTGAGTTGATTGGCGACAAACCGGAGTGGGAAGAATTTGATCCAATCTTTGTCCCATCGAATGCGGGCGGAGAAGCGGCGACCAGCAAGTTTTGGTTAGCGTATTTGCGTTCGCTCGAAGAAGAAATCAAATCGACCACCCAGGATGTGATTAATTGCTCTGCCACCGGCGCGAAGGTAGAAGGCGCGTTGTTCCAGCCTCTATCGCAAGTGATTGAACAATTTTCACCGGGCGGCGGAGGCGCTGATCCCAGCGGCGCCAGCGAGACTCACAACACGCTAGCGTTGACGGTCGGGTTTTTCTTTGGCGACCACTCCGCGCAAGGGCTCGACGTTTTGAATATGGCGATGCAGATATTGCAACTGGCGCTTCAACACGCTGGAGAGGGGCTGCAGAAAGCGCAGGAACTCGATGCTGAATTAAACGCGCAAGAGCCAAGAAACGAAAAAATTGCAGATTTGTTGCAGCAGATTCATGCCTGTCATACGGCAGCCGTGCAAGAGCAAAAATTGTATGTTGTGCTCGACGAAGCGGCTGATCAGGTTCTCGCGCCGTTTTTGCGATTGCAGAATCGTCCTCGTCAGAACGCGAGTGAACTCGACAATGCGAGGCGAAGCGCTGACCGGTATATTGCCTATTTTACAGGGATATTGGATGTTGCTGGGCGATTTCAAACTGTGATTGAAGAAACAATTCGCGCAATGGGGGCGCCGCCCTCT
- the nrdR gene encoding transcriptional regulator NrdR: MKCPYCGLDDDKVVDSRSMAGGMSIRRRRECNKCERRFTTYERLEEIPVRVIKRNHGREDFNRKKVEQSIRIACQKRPVSEEQIQDVTDRIEGKIHTMSDREIETSVIGEEVMRELRDLDQVAYVRFASVYRDFKTVNEFFSELSYMMKQDDAGASQKT; this comes from the coding sequence GTGAAGTGTCCCTATTGCGGCCTTGATGATGACAAAGTGGTTGACTCGCGTTCGATGGCGGGCGGGATGAGTATTCGCCGCCGTCGCGAATGCAATAAATGCGAGCGGCGCTTTACGACCTATGAACGACTGGAAGAGATTCCCGTCCGTGTAATTAAACGCAACCACGGGCGGGAAGATTTTAACCGAAAAAAAGTGGAGCAGTCGATTCGTATCGCGTGTCAGAAACGTCCTGTGTCAGAAGAGCAGATTCAAGACGTGACTGACCGCATCGAAGGCAAAATTCACACCATGAGCGACCGCGAGATTGAAACCTCGGTGATTGGCGAAGAGGTCATGCGGGAACTGCGCGATCTCGACCAAGTCGCGTATGTGCGGTTTGCGTCGGTGTATCGCGATTTTAAAACCGTGAATGAATTTTTCTCTGAACTGTCTTATATGATGAAACAAGACGACGCGGGCGCTTCGCAAAAAACGTAA
- a CDS encoding RpiB/LacA/LacB family sugar-phosphate isomerase, with protein MSDRPLLINVICTGNSCRSPIAEALLKKAVEQQIDDAVEVVSSGVSAVDGMPASEGALQMCAKREVSLDGFHSSLLTAEMAADADLLLVMEQYHREFIEEMFPQDADKVRLLGQFLYPDGPLEIPDPVGGDETLFESVTQMIEISIQNMMRDWEFVKQRFYDSKQFVVALGSDHRGFKVKNELRERLTKNGYLVIDSGTDDEKSCDHPDYAIRVSELVALGRADRGILICGSAHGMVITANKVPGVRAVLPLNEEHAEKSREHNNANVITFGADWQEADDIFAMVDRWLAKEFLGGKYQRRINIISDYERGVGQ; from the coding sequence ATGTCAGACCGTCCATTATTGATTAACGTGATTTGCACGGGCAACAGCTGCCGCAGCCCGATTGCTGAGGCGCTGCTCAAAAAAGCCGTCGAGCAGCAAATCGATGACGCTGTCGAGGTTGTGTCCAGCGGCGTATCCGCCGTCGATGGGATGCCTGCTTCGGAGGGCGCCTTGCAGATGTGCGCAAAGCGTGAAGTTTCGTTGGACGGTTTTCATTCCAGCCTGTTGACTGCCGAAATGGCTGCCGACGCCGACCTCTTATTGGTGATGGAGCAATACCACCGCGAATTTATTGAAGAGATGTTTCCGCAAGACGCTGACAAGGTGCGTTTGCTGGGGCAATTTTTATATCCCGACGGCCCCTTGGAAATTCCCGATCCAGTCGGCGGCGACGAGACGCTGTTCGAGAGCGTTACGCAAATGATCGAAATATCGATTCAGAATATGATGCGAGATTGGGAGTTCGTCAAACAGCGTTTTTATGATTCAAAGCAGTTTGTTGTTGCGTTGGGTTCTGACCATCGCGGTTTCAAAGTAAAAAATGAATTGCGCGAACGCCTGACGAAAAACGGATACCTGGTCATCGACAGCGGTACGGACGATGAGAAGTCGTGCGATCATCCTGATTATGCAATCCGGGTGTCAGAACTGGTTGCGCTGGGCCGCGCTGACCGGGGCATTTTGATTTGCGGTTCTGCGCATGGAATGGTGATTACCGCCAACAAAGTGCCCGGCGTCAGGGCGGTGTTGCCGTTGAATGAAGAACACGCGGAGAAATCCCGCGAGCATAACAACGCCAACGTAATTACCTTCGGCGCCGATTGGCAGGAAGCCGACGATATTTTTGCCATGGTAGACCGCTGGCTGGCCAAAGAGTTTCTCGGCGGAAAATACCAGCGGCGTATCAACATCATTTCCGACTACGAACGCGGCGTGGGGCAGTAA
- the glyA gene encoding serine hydroxymethyltransferase: MLENLRSTDPEVFSSILDEANRQHSKLELIASENFTSEAVMEAMGTPLTNKYAEGYPGKRYYGGCEHVDVVETLAIERAKKLFNAEHANVQPHSGSGANLASYFALVAPGSKIMGLDLAQGGHLTHGSPVNFSGNLYEFHSYGVSKETEQIDLDEFRKQVEEVKPALVVFGASAYSRTLDFAAMAEIARSVGAKTMADIAHIAGLVAVGLHPSPVEHCDVVTTTTHKTLRGPRGGMILCKEQYKKDINKQIFPGSQGGPLMHVIAAKAVAFHEALKPSFKEYQQRILNNAKAMEEAFKERNIRLIAGGTDTHLLLLDVSHNGLTGKASEHALDSAWLTCNKNMIPYDKEKPFVTSGIRLGTPALTSRGMGVEEMKTVANCIADILESKLDETVIKNVQGKVKELTQAFPLYPQWISLVEQHQAVSA; this comes from the coding sequence ATGCTCGAGAATTTACGCAGCACCGATCCAGAAGTGTTTAGTTCCATTCTGGATGAAGCAAACCGTCAGCACTCAAAACTCGAACTCATCGCATCTGAGAATTTCACTTCTGAAGCCGTGATGGAAGCCATGGGCACGCCGTTAACCAATAAGTACGCCGAAGGCTATCCAGGCAAGCGCTACTATGGCGGGTGCGAACATGTTGACGTCGTTGAAACTCTGGCGATTGAACGCGCCAAGAAATTATTCAATGCAGAACATGCCAATGTGCAGCCGCACTCCGGCTCCGGCGCGAACTTGGCGTCGTATTTTGCGCTGGTCGCGCCCGGCAGCAAAATCATGGGGCTTGATCTTGCGCAAGGCGGCCACTTGACCCACGGCAGCCCGGTCAACTTTTCGGGCAACCTCTACGAATTTCACTCGTACGGCGTGAGTAAAGAAACCGAACAGATCGACCTCGACGAGTTTCGTAAACAAGTTGAGGAAGTCAAACCCGCATTGGTGGTGTTTGGCGCGTCTGCGTATTCGCGTACGTTAGACTTTGCGGCAATGGCCGAGATTGCCCGTTCCGTTGGCGCAAAGACGATGGCGGACATCGCCCATATCGCCGGGCTAGTTGCGGTGGGATTGCACCCAAGCCCCGTCGAGCATTGCGACGTAGTGACGACGACCACTCACAAAACATTGCGCGGGCCGCGCGGCGGTATGATCTTATGCAAAGAGCAATATAAGAAAGATATTAACAAGCAAATCTTCCCCGGCAGCCAGGGCGGGCCGTTGATGCACGTCATTGCGGCGAAAGCGGTGGCGTTTCATGAAGCCTTGAAGCCTTCGTTCAAAGAATATCAACAACGCATTCTTAACAATGCCAAAGCAATGGAAGAGGCTTTTAAAGAACGCAACATCCGCTTGATTGCAGGCGGGACAGACACGCACTTGCTCTTGTTGGACGTCAGTCACAACGGGCTTACCGGTAAGGCGTCTGAACATGCGTTGGATAGCGCTTGGTTGACCTGCAACAAGAACATGATTCCGTATGATAAAGAGAAGCCTTTCGTCACCAGCGGCATTCGCTTAGGAACGCCGGCGTTGACCTCGCGCGGTATGGGCGTTGAAGAAATGAAGACCGTCGCCAATTGTATCGCGGACATTCTCGAATCAAAACTGGATGAGACGGTCATCAAAAACGTCCAAGGGAAAGTCAAGGAATTGACCCAGGCGTTTCCCTTGTATCCCCAATGGATTTCTTTAGTGGAACAGCATCAAGCTGTGTCTGCATAA